The Gossypium hirsutum isolate 1008001.06 chromosome D02, Gossypium_hirsutum_v2.1, whole genome shotgun sequence region aatccCTGTAAGTTACATCAAAGAGCTAACCGatcttttttattgaaattttatctatttctacaGTTAAAAATTAATGTATGTAACAGAATAACTTAGAATAAAAGATTGAATACCCGtatttctttttcttgtaatAAATGACATTTGAGAGGCAAGTGTCGTCAATATCAAGGATCCAAGCATCCATGCCATCTTCACCTACAACAAGTTCACTAACGTAACTCTCTATTTGCTCCACAATATAGTCAACATCCTGCTCATATTGGCCGCCGGTCATGTAAGCTTCGATGTGGCTGAGGCAATGAGCCGGGACGATGCGCCATCCACGGACATTGTTAGCCTCCACAGCTAGTTGCCAAGTCAAGCACTCAGTGGACACCCTATCAATTGGCCATCTAGTTCTCCAGTATGGTTTCGCCCCAATTGCTTTTGAGAATAACGCTACGAACACAAATATGATAATCTCATTCACTCGCTTCGCCATTGCTGAAATCGCACGCAGTTCCTACAATAAACAAATACCCAGAAAACCTCATGATATTTAGTTGCTAATTGAAACGAACGGagaaaaagaagacaaaaaaaaagGGTAATAATGACCATTATGAAAGTACTGTAAATGTAAGCACATGAACAACACTCAAGATGAAGATGATGAGGGATTTGGATTGGCTGGGGTTGATTTGtttatatagttttaaaaaaatagcaaGATGAGACCAGTTGGCAACCATCGTAGACGATGGGAAATGAAATTAACGTACGTTTTGGGCTGGAATTCTATACCCACATATGCCATGGAAATATCATTTCCTTGtggaaaatttatgttttgaaaataatattattggaAGATGCAATCAGGGGCGGCACTAAATGGGCTCGTAGGAACCTCGGTTTTCCTTAAAATGAGAAATCTCATttttaaccctttaaaatttatgaatttttaaattagtacataataaaattatactttggtctccaaaaatgaattttttgtatttaatccttcaaaaattaaaacgatataagatattaaaatgataaaattatattttaactattCGTGCCCCTCCAAAAAGAAAATCTGACTTTGCTAAACCCGTAAAATGTACATAATACTTTGAATCTAAAAATATATGTTCATATCTACCTATTCAGTCATGTGAGTTATTGGAATTATATGCACCCAATTATTTTGAAAAGCAAAGGCCAGGAAGCAAACTTTATTAAGTGGCTGGCCTGCCAAGGAAGTAAAAGCTTAAAAggacataatatatataattttaagaccAGTCTTCTTTTACTACAGAACCTCATTGGCAATAATTCATTTCTTTAATACAGACTTGGTCTTAGCTTTTGCATTACATACAAGACAGCCTATGAATAATATTGAATATAGCTAGCTAAGTTTGAGATTAACGATCATTATATGGTAATAAAACAGCATAAACTCATTCATAAACAACAATTGCaacggtaaaagtatcatggaggccacTGTAGTAGAAGTCAGATTACGTTTTGCCTCTTCTattaaaaaatggacaaattaatctATGTGCATTGAATCAAATAACAAGTctattttttctgttaaaaatttcatctatttctattattaaaaactagCATAGTTGagggaataataaaataattacacgTGGCTTACCACGTGTACATCATATTGACGTGTAGGGactagtttttaataataaaaatatatgaaatttttaacagaaagactAATTTACTCTCTGATCTAAATTATAGtgattaattttttcatttttttaagtagaagaagcaaaatataatttaacttctGATACAAAAacttccataatacttttacctaaTAGTAGCTCCAATGTCATGCTTgtacacaaaataattataaaaacatgGAATCAGTGGATAAAAACGAAAATGAATCACAAACataggtgtttttttttttgacaaatagGAGGAATGAATACAACTAGAACGTGTGTGTATAAAAAGAGAGGCGATCCTTGGCAATTTGAACAAAGGGGTTTTGGAATATTACCTaacaaataataaagtaaaaccaaagaaggaaaaaaaagtgagaaaaaacAAGCTTAGGAGGGTATGTTTATATATAGGAGGTAGGATGAAGAAGGGTCAAAAACAGGCGttatataataatagaaataaaaggtAGCAAAAAAATGTGGGTGGGGATGCCGTCAGAGAGCATAAAAGAGTGAAATTTGATGATGAACAAAATGAAGGTCCAGCGGCAGCGCCAGGGTGTGCATTGCGGGCCGTCTAAGATAATTAAGATTAAAAGTGGGGTTGGAGTCAGAGCCCATCCACTTTCACTAAGTGGACTCCCCTCTCTGGAGGACCTGCGTCATCCATGCCTTATTTTTTTACTACTACTGGCGCCTTTAATTAATTATGCATAACCATTCgttttaaattataaatcatGAGCTTTAGCTTAGCTGATTGAGTTTTAACTTGATTAGTatgaatatttttgttaatgtaAAAGATTGTGAGTTTAAATGCGTTAAAGCGTATTCTCCTCCTATTTATGAATTAGAGAATAACTTTGAATAGTTCTaaatattgtgtcaaaaaaaacataaaatcaacaactatttattaatataattttaacctCAAACACAGACATTTGTATGAGCATGTGTTAGCCACTGCTGGTGTTTCCATTTTTCATTGAGTGCATATCTGTAAATATCCTACATTAAATTCCATCTCAACAATGTGCCGCCGATCATTCCATGTTCAATGTATCCGTTTTAACAATCATTCATAACACACACTTAATTACATTAACAGTAAGGTCGGCAAttccaaaatatttatttaatttctctcAAGGTTTCAAATATTTGATTTCTTATtctaatcatatatattttattttgtttattaaatttatcttatacttggttttcattcgaaggttttgaaaaatgagttttAGCTTACtgagtcttagctcaattggTATGTATATTGTTATCACTGCAAGATAACGTGGGTTCGAGTgcattgaagcgcattatccccctatttatgagttgagaatgAGTTATAGGTAGTTCTAAGCATTGTGtaaaaaaagagtaaatataATCAAGACCTATAAtaagattgttcaaaaaaaatgaGCTCCACTAAATCTATCATTATAGTTACATAAACGGATATAGTCAAGGTAAAACCAGAAAATTACTACgattaaaaatgattaataaaCTTTTAGAAGAGtcaaagtaaaattttatcatttgaggaCTAAGGTCACTTCTTACCCCATCTTTATCCCCGAATATAATTCACGtttaaaatgaatttataataattataaatagagTTGTAATAATATTTTACAGGGTAATGTGTAATGCGATTTGAGTATTAGTTTAGTTTGCACCAATATTTTTGAGCTTGCAAGTCAAGAAAATAAAGCACATAATATCCTCCTCGTGTAGGAGCGAAGTCCGGGCAAGTAAGGGTTTTGGTTctcttaattaaatgaaataattatatttttatcactccaaaaatcaaacaattcaatttaacttTTTAGGGAAATGTTGTTGAAATAAgatcaatttgatttaaaaacaatCAATGTATCGATTTGAACAAAAAGATTGAATCAATCTATGGCGAATCTGTTATAATAAATGTCGATAATGGCAATAGAATGATCatacaataaaaaggaaaaaaaaaaaaagaacacccAGATTCTACGTGGAAACCCTCTTGAGAAAAAACAACAtggcagaggagaagaaattcactaatgttgaaaaacgaaTGATACAAAAGGAGTTTTGACTtcatctatttaagggttgaataACCCTATTCTAATCAAAATCAAACAgtagaagtatagttctatacaAACTCAACTTGTGCGAAAAGTTTCGTACAATCCTCGGCCTCTCGCCCCCACAGATCCCCTTATTTTACAATAAGTAATGAGATTCAGGTCACACAAACTCTAACAGAATCCTTAGAATCAATAAGAACatgaattgattaatttaatttatgtccCTCCAAGTTAAATCACATATGCTAATCTAATATCTAACATATGGATAAATAGGAGACCATTAAGCAAAAACAAATATTGTTAAGGCTTTAGGCCCTTTGaccaatttttatttattgtttaaaaaaaagatttattaGTCACCCtgaaaaatacatgcatgttgaATTAATATGTTGAGCACTAAAGTAGTGGTATATAGACTTTTTCTACGTCAAAACATTGTGAAATAAATAGGTAGTGGAGTAGAAATCTTTACTTGTTGGGTCACAATATAAATTCACCAATAAAATGGGGAATGGAGAGGTGAGTGGATTTGATTGGATGATTGGTGGACtattagataaaataaatattgtatggAAAACACGTATTATAAGtagtaatataaaaaataaaaataaaaagtaagtaGTCGTAATAAAGCAAGGCAATTGCAAATTATGGTGAGGAGGGCTTAAAGTCAACTTTATTGGATTGGATAATTGTGATCGCAATTTAAAATGGGataatataagaaattaataTTTGGTATATTGATAAGGTATAGTTTTGCGTTTGAAGTAAATGATGATATATTAAAAATTCGTAATTAATAGAGATGTGTGGTAAGTGATATGAGTACATTTATTGGGACACTAATAGATAGAgacaaaaagaatgaaaaattgtTATGGCAATgcaaatttaatttatgtttgcgGGGCTTTGTCCTAATATTCAAATACGATAAATGATTCAAGCACAACCTATTTACTTTGTTGTGGAATGCTTTAAACTTATCCTATCCCTCAATGAACTCATATTTCAACCCGACTCGAAAAGTTACCTTTAATACCAATTGAATATTGCACCCTCTTCTTCCTATCCCAAATCTCACGAGTATattgcctatttataggctacaTAGGTTCGATAATAAGCAAGAGATAAATGGGataattatcatattcacttGTTGATTTTCACCATTTGAATTTTTAACAAAGTGATATTCAATTATTAATAAAGTCAAAAGATGTTTATGATAATCTATTAGAGGAAATTCAACTAGAACTTTGCTATGTTGAAATTTCCTTGAATAAATCAATGTAATTTTGTTGCTAAAGACGGTTCAGATAACATCTTATTACAAAATTATTACACCATATCTGATTGGGCAAGTAGAAATAGATTATAGTCCAATTCAGCAGGCCCACCACCTTACAACCTGTGTTGAATAAGACTCTATTTCAGAAAAAGACTATATAGTCATTCCCTTTCTTCACTACTGAATAGGCATTCAACctgatagaataaagaaaattttgaaacagaaCATAGTCTATCTTAAAGGTATGGAACAAAATGTGCTAACATTTGCATCAATACTACTTGACACGTAGTATGTTGTACATCAATTtatatcatttaaattttttaaaaacaaatccacttacttttattcaaaatgatttaaatatatatatatatatccaatgtGGTATATTCAACTTTTTAGAGAAACAATTTAATGGGGTGGTTTGTGAATGTCCCATTATCAACTACCAAACCCACCTCCTCATTTGAAACTTGCACTTTTTATCCCAATTGGATATTGGAGAATGTTGAGTTGTTTGgtttatacatattatatatatatatatgagatatagTACCCTAGAATCCATGTTATAGTTGAAAAAATGAACAATATATATTTCCTTACCCAAAATTAAACATCACCACCTAATCTCTACCAATATACTAAATGTTGTTCAAcatacaaaatttaaaaccaataCCACCCACTTAATGATCATCATCTCTCAAGAGAACTTTTTTAAGATACTTTATCTAGaagtttatatgagtttgaatatagatattataatgaattatataaGTGGAACGTTGTGAAAAACGTTGTATGGTGAAATGAGAAATCGAGTGAGGTTGTGTGGCTTGTAAGTTGTAAGTCATGAACTTATGCAAGTTTGGGTACCTATGTATTGCTCATCCACAGTCTCAAGGGACGAATCCCATGAGTAGGTAGGGATTTTGGACTCCCTTAAATCATATGATGAAATTGCAGTTAAAAATTTCTCTGGTGGGATCGAAATTaagttgtataattttataagagttaaaatgcaatttcttcgtttaatagtttatatctttatagtttttataGGATTAgatcatttttttatcatttttgaaggACCAAAATACAAATTTACCATATACTAATAAACTTTATAAgttttaaaagcaaaaaaaattgaatttttcattttagggccATGCCGAATATATTTATCTCTATATGAATTGTACATGCCTTAATTTGCTTCTGTTCTATATGGCTAGGATAATCTTATTTGGTTTACGTATTAGCACCGCTTTACATtaatatattgcatacacaaataattatattaatttaatatagaaaaatatacgtatttatttctttaaatatatattattgatcaaaatcaaaatttcatgtatcaaattattatatataaatttaatatgtatCCCTTTTGTACCCAAAATTAGCTGGAGTGGCATGCACATATAAATAGCAAGATCCTTATGTTGTGTTAAATAATAGTAGAATTATGGAAATACATAAATAGGGAAAATATATTATATTGCAGGTCCAGGATGTATTAAGTTGGTTTGTAGATCCAAATTTTGTGACCAATAATTGATGGCACATGCAGATGCAGACCCAGATCTCACCCTTGCTATTTCTATTAGCATTTGCAGCTCCACCTGGACCTGCCTGTCTCGTCTCTTTTCCTGGTTACTTCCTTGGTTGATAAAaggaaaccatttttatttatttatttcgacAAGAAAGCCAAACTACTAATATGCAAAATCCTAGCATATACGAACTAATTCTTCTATTTGTTTTTTCtcaagaaattaatttatttattttttaaataaaaaacaaaatacaatttgactcctAGTACAGAGGTCTTTATAGAACTTTTTtctactcatcatttaattccacgTCACTTACATGAAAACTTTTTGAAAAAGTCAAATCGTTACATAAAACtaattgagttttagttcaattGGTATTGGTATAGGTATTGTTGTTAATGTGGATTCGTGTGCACTAAAGCAGTTTATccttctatttaagggttggtGAGGGACTATGAGTAATTCtaaatattgtatcaaaaaaggcagacattacatgataaataatatatatttatacccactaataaaaatttttagtataaataaagGCATTTGATCATTAATGAGTATAGTAAAAGTTGAACAAATGATCACATATTCAACgagaattttataatttcaatgtCCATGCGAATTATTATTTAGGTAatgtttgaaaaattattaataattgaattttggtgtagttatttgtaattatataattaagaCACATTTGGATAATTATTGTTATTGGTGGGTCTCATGATTTGGGTGTAATTGGAGCACTCCAATTATATTTTCTCATTCTTAGGGGGAGAATAAGAATTTACTTACTTAATTACACCTGaatccaattttaaaaattatttttatacaatttataaaaattatattataagaatcAACATGTATAAGTTTTAGGATTGTTATggcaaaaaaaaatcttatattataaatcttaaaaattataaaaaatatttgtgtattttataaagttataacaaaaattatattatttaaatcataaaatatttctaaagttatgataaattattttatcataaaaaatttacatgttataaaaatgttataatatatttatttataaaaatttatgatcAATAATTATGATCAATAAATTtggacataacttatttatgtcttcatgttatatattataaaaacaatatatttatttaaaaaaatattataattttttatcataacCTTCTAAATTTATAGGcaaacaattatattatttataatatatgcTACGAAAGTTACtagaaaatttataaaactttatttataaaggttat contains the following coding sequences:
- the LOC107903841 gene encoding acid phosphatase 1 isoform X2 produces the protein MELRAISAMAKRVNEIIIFVFVALFSKAIGAKPYWRTRWPIDRVSTECLTWQLAVEANNVRGWRIVPAHCLSHIEAYMTGGQYEQDVDYIVEQIESYVSELVVGEDGMDAWILDIDDTCLSNVIYYKKKKYGCEPYDPMAFKAWAMKGECPAIPGVLGLFSKLVKNGFKVFLITGRDEETLAPSTIANLHDQGFIGYERLTFRSPAYKGKSAVVYKSEIRKQIMEEGYRIWGNVGDQWTDLQGDCLGNRTFKLPNPMYCVP